The following is a genomic window from Candidatus Poribacteria bacterium.
GTCACCCACTACCGCGAACACGGATGGGTCCTCGTATCGGGATTGATCGGCGACGACATCGTCGCGAGCGCCGCCAAGACGCTGTGGCGGCTGATGAACGCGTCGGCCGACGATCCGTCCGGCTGGGTTCCGACGCCGTCGCCGTCTTCGCACTCGCGCGATCCGGCGCTGCTGGCGATCTACACGCCGGAGTTCCTCGGCGCAGCCGCGCAGTTGGGCGGGGGCGATCCAGCGACGTATCGGGCTCCGGGATCGATGTTTCCCCTCAACTCTTGGCCCACAAAGGAACCCTGGCGCCATCACGGACCCCACATCGACCACGCGATCCGAGAACACGGACACCGCACGTTTCCGCTGCCGGTCCGGGTCGCCACGATGACGTACCTGAACGACGTGTCGCCTCACGGCGGCGGAACCGTCGTATGGTCCGGCTCGCACACCAAGATCGCAGCCCTCGCAGAGAGCGACCGGACGCGCTACGAAATGATGTGGCGGCTGAACCAGGACCTCCACCTCGCGGAGATCGGCGAGCCGACAGAGCTGACGCCGCGTCTCGGCGACGTGCTGTTCTACCACATCTTATCGGCGCACTCCGGCAGCCTCAACGCCACGGAAACGCCACGGCTTGCATTCAACACGAAGTGGTGACGAGTCGCGAGCTGGCTCCGCATCGCCTCAGGTAGACCGTGACGAACTTCGCCGAGCGCTATTTCGGTATCCGAGCCCAGGAACGCAGTCGGGCGTTCCTCATGCTCGGATACTACTTCGTCTGCGCGTCGACGATGGTTCTCGTCGACATGACGTCGAGCGCCCTGTTTCTGACGCGCTTCGCCGACTCGAACCTGATGGGCTTCCAAGGTGTCCGGGCCCTGCCTCTGCTGTGGATCGTCAGCGGACTGGTGGTCGTCCCAGCCGTGTCCTTGGTGCGTTCGCGCATCGGCAGCGGCTTCGGCTCTGGGCGGCAGCCGTCCGCGGTCTGGATCATCCTCGGCTCTACAGCCTTCCTCGGCGTTCTGATCCTCGCGTTCAGGCTCGCCTTCGGGATCGCCTCGGCGCGTGAGTCGTGGATCATCGCGTTCCCGCTGTTCCTGATCGCCGCCGAAGTCGTGTTCACGCTGATCACGCTGAACATGGAGACGGCAGCGAATCAGCTCTTCAACATCCGCGAAGCCAAGCGCGTCTTCGGGTTCATCGGCGGCGGAACCGTCATCGCCGACATCGTCGCCGGATTCGCCGTGACCGGCTTGGTACGCGTGCTGCCGTCCGTCGCCGATCTGCTCTACCTGATTCTAGCGCTGATCGCTGCTTCGGGAGCGATGTTCGCCGTGATCGCGCGGCGCTACCGGCACGCCTTCACTCCCAGCGACGCATCGGGCGCCGGCGACTCGGAGGAGCCGCCGGCTCCCCTCTGGAAATCGCGATACGTCCTGCTCATCACCGCGTTCGTGCTCGCATCGCAGCTTGCCTACTATTTCGTCGACTACCAGTTCAAGACGGCGGCGGAGGCGCGCTTCATCGGCAGAGAGGAGGAGTTGGCGAGTTTCTTCGGGCTCCTCTTCGGCGCGCTGGGCTTCGTGAAGCTATTCATACAGCTCTTCGTGACGAACCGCGTGCTGGCGCGCTTCGGCATCTTCGGGGCGCTCTTGGTTCTCCCAGTCGGTCTGGCGGTCGCGGGTGGTGTTACGGCGGCGAACGTCGGGGCTTTGTTTGCGCTCCTATGCGTCGTCAAAGGCCTCGACAACACGTTCCGGTGGACGTTCATATCGTCCGCGCAACCGCTGCTCTATCAGGCTCTGCCCGACGGCATCGCGCGGCGTGCGCAGAACGCCATCACCGGAGCCATCGATCCCGTTTCCGTCGGGCTGTCGAGCGTGGTTCTGATCGCCGTCACGACCTCGTTGGTGAGCCGCGAGAGCATCCACCTGCTGAGTTTCGGGCTGGTCGGCATCGCTGCGGGATGGCTCGTCGTCGTGTGGCGGCTCAAGCGGTCGTACTTGTCGACTCTTGTGGAGTCGACCCAGCGTCGGCGCGTTCAGGTTGCGCTGGACGTAAGCGATCCGACCCTCGTCGCGGAGCTCTTCCGGTACCTTAGGAACGGCAGCCCGGTCCAGGTTCTGTCGGCGGCGCGCATCCTCGAGCGGTTCCGCCCGGAGGGTTTCTTCGACCAACTGGTTCCGCTCATGGAGCATCCGTCGTCTGAGATCCAGGCGATGGCGCTCGACCTACTGGCTCTGCGTCCGGGGGCATCGAGCGATGAGCTCATCGAGGCAGTCGCGGCGCGTCTCCCGGGACCTGCGCACACGGCGGCTCCGGCGTGCTTCGATATCGCCGTCCAGGCGAGCGCCGTACGCACCTACTGTCTCCTGATGACCGAGGCTGCAGTCGATGATGTGACGCATCTCCTGTCGCATCCCTTGCTGCCGCTACGGGCGGCGGCGGTCGAGGGCTGCCTGCTGGCGGGAGGCATCGAGGGCATTCTCGCGGCGGGGCCCGTGCTGCGACGAATGCTGAACCACTCGTCCGAGGACGAGCGCGTGGCGGCATGTCGGATCATCGCGAGCTCGAACCTGCGACCTCTGTACCGACCGATGGTGGCGCTGATCCGCGACTCGGATCCGGTCGTTTCGCGTGAGGCGATCCGCCGGGCTGGTCAGGTCGGGGAACTCCGTCTGATCCCGGCGATCATCGACGCGCTGGGCGATCCCGACGCCTGGGACGACGCGGTTACGACGCTGTCCTCATCGATCGGCATCCCCGCCGTCGAGATGCTGCGAAACCGCGTCAGCGACCCCGGATCGACGGTGCTGCTCCGGCGCCACGCAGCGCGAGCGTTGTCGCAGATCGACGCCGAGCCGGCGGTTTATGCGCTCGTCGAGGCGCTGGATGTCTGCCATGAGGTCGTTCACGCCGAGGTGCTGGAAGCGCTGGCTTTCGTGCGACAACGCGGAGGGCTGTCCACCAGCCCGCCGATGCGCGAGGCTCTCCGACGTGTGATCGAGGGACTCTACACGACGATCCGACTCGCCGCGCCGTCGGACCCGCGCCCGGAACTGCGCTACTTGAGCAGCGCGTTGTCCGACCGGCTTCGGGCAGGACGGCAGCGCGTCCTGACATGCCTCCAGCTCGTCTACCCGGTCGACGCGGTGGGCAGCGCGGAGCAGTATCTGTCGAGTGAGTCACCGGCGCTGCGTGCGAAAGGGCTGGAGCTCCTCGACACGATCCTCGATGACGAGCACCGCTCGGATGTCGTGACCGCCTTTGACGACATCGATCCGGCGCGGCAGATCGAGCACGGAGAAAGCCGATTCGACCTGCCGGAGGCGACCATCGACGCGCTGCTCACGGACGTTCTGCGCGCCGACGACGTGACGTACTCGGCTTGGATGGTTGCCGTGTGCATCCGAACAGCCGTCCTGACGGGCGCGCCGCTTCCCAGCGCGTACCTGACCAGCATCGCGAAGTCGAATCGAGCGGATGTCGCTCGCGAGGAGGCGATCCGGGCAGCGTTCCACCAAGGAAGCCAGGATGCCATCTCCGAGCTGAAGGAAGCAGCCATCGCCGACCACTCACTGCCGGGCATCACGCTGCGGAGTCTGCTATCTGGAGACGGATCCATGCTGTCGACGCTGGACAAGGTGATGTTCCTGAAGAGCGTGTCGCTGTTCGCCAGCGTTCGTGACGAACGCCTGCTCGAAGTCGCCGTCCGATCGAGGGAGGAACGGTTCACGGCATCGCGGCCGATCCTGCGCAAGGACGAGATCGGCGACTCGATGTACGTCGTCGTGTCCGGTCGCGTTGCCGTCCACATCGGCGACCAGGAGTTGGTGCAGCTCGGAGAACGGGCGTTTTTCGGCGAAATGGCGGTGATCGATGCCGAACCACGATCGGCCGACGTGACGGCAGTTCAGGACACGATCACTCTGCGGATCGGACAGAAGGACCTGACATCCGCAATGGCGTTGGAGCCGGATATCGCGCGGGGCGTGATGCGCGAGTTGTCGCGGCGAGTTAGGGCGCAGAACGAACTGATACAGCGGGCCCGGTTCCGCGACGCATTGACCTCAGCGTGGCTCGACGGGTCGGTAGATCAGGACGAGCAAAGCGTGCTCGACCAGCTTCGGGAAAGCCTGAAGGTGTCGGAGGAACACGCCTGCGAGATCGCGGACGAGGTGCGCCAGAAGATGGAGCGCTACCAGATCGCTTCGAGGTAGCGCAGCCTGCCATCGACGCTGTAACAGACCGCTTCGCGCGGGTCCGCCAGCGTCTCCCGCTTGACGAGATCGCACACTTCCATGACCGCTCCGGGCCCGTAGACACGCCGCAGGCAAGTGGCGGCGTTCAGGTCGGGATCGGGGAGGTACCGCCGCGAGTCGAAGAGCACCTGGGGGTCCAGGTAGAACGAGTGCATCTCGTCGAGGGGACGCCCCGACAGCTCGACAATCGCCTCGCTTTGCTCGTCCGAGAGAGCCGCGACGAACCGGGCGTGCATTCGCCGGACGATCCCCGCGAACCATCTCTTGTGATCGGGCAACTCCCACTCCGACGGCGGGATGACGCCACGAATCGACTCGTTGACGATGTACAAAGCGATCCCGACCGGAAGCGGTCGAAGGCTCACGGAACGCTCCAGTGGGATCAGGTCCAGGCTCATCATCGAGACACGCGCGCCTCCCGCACGGACGCGCAAGTGACAGGCCGTGAGTCTGTCACTCGGTTCCCCTGTCGGCGACGATCCGTATCCCGTTGAGGGTCAGCCGGTCGTCAACCACGTCGATGGACGTGAGGTCTGGCGCGATCCAGCGCGAGAGCCCGCCCGTGGCGATCACCGTGGGCTCGCCGGGAATCTCCGCGACCGTCTCCGTGAGGACGCGCTCGACCTGACCCAGAAAGCCGTAGTAGAAGCCGGAGCGGATACAGTCCGCCGTATTCCTGCCGATGGCGCGGCGCGGCTTCGATAATTCGACCGCCGAGAGCTGCGCGGCGCGCTCGTAAAGAGCCGCCATCGAAATCTGGATGCCCGGCAGGATCGCCCCGCCGATGTAGGACGGACCCTCGAGGACGACGTCGAACGTCGTCGCCGTGCCGAAGTCGATGACCACAGCCGGTGTGCCATGTAGAGCAGAGGCGGCAACCGCGTTGACGATGCGGTCTGCTCCGACCTGCGAGGGAAGCTGTACGTCGAGCCGCACTCCCGTGTCGGTTTCGTAGTTCACCCACCGCATTTCGCAGCCGAAGTAGCGCTGCGACACGGCGGAGAACCGCGCGTTCAGGGCAGGCACGACGGACGCTCCCCACACGGAGGCGACGTCGGCGGGCTCGCGCCCGGCGCTGCGCAGCATGCCGCGCATGAGCGTGCCGTACTCGTCCGACGTTCTGCCGACATCGGAGCGCAGGCGCCACTCGCCAACCAACTCGGCTCGCTCGAACGCGCCGACGGTGACGTCGGTATTGCCGATGTCCAACGCGAGGAGCATCGAAGCTGCCTCTCGGCTAGGGGCTCTCGACGATATCCACCCGTTCGATCACGTCCCCGACGGCGATGCTCGACAGCACGGACAAGCCCCTCGCGACGCGTCCGAACACGACGTAGTCGCCGTCGAGCTCCGGCAGCGGTCTCAGGCAGATGTAGAACTGGCTGCTCGCCGAGTTGCGGTCGTCGCCGCCACGCGCCATCGCGATCGATCCGATCAGGTGCCGGCGGTCGTTCGCCTCGAACGGGATCGTCCATCCGGCTCCGCCGGCTCCGGTTCCGGTCGGGTCGCCGCCTTGAATGAGCGTGCCAGGCTCGACGCGGTGGAACCGCAGGCCGTTATAGAAGCCCTTCTGCGCTAAGCGGATGAAGTTCTCGGCGGTCTTGGGGGCGTCCTCCGCGAAGAACTCGATCTTCAGCTCGCCGCGGCTGGTGACAATCACGCCCTTGGCGCGATGGATGTCGATCTGCGGCTCAACCGGCTTGGCTGCGGGCTGTGGCGCTGCCCGAGAAGCCGAGGGTACGGCAGGCGTCGGCGGCGATGGAGGCGCGGATGCCGGCGACGTCTGTTGGGCGTCAGACCGGCATCCGTACGTCATGGCGACTGCGAGGGCGAGGACTGCGAGCCGAACGCGGATCATTGAGCGTGGGACGAGCGCGGTTCCAGCGTCGCGCGGCGGATCTCGTCGCCGACACGCAGTTTCTCGACGCTATCCATGCCGCCGATTACCTGCCCGAAGACCGAATACGCGCCGTCCAGGGCGGGCAGATCGTCGAGGCAAATGTAGAACTGACTGCCGCTGGATTCGCGCTTTGGGTTCACGTTGTCGCCCAGACGGGCTGCGGCAACAGCGCCCTTCACGTGCTTGCGCTTGATCTCGGCTGGAACCGTGTAGCCAGGTCCGCCCGTGCCGGCACGCTGACGGTCGCGACCCAGCGGGTCGCCGCCTTGGATCACGAACCCGGGCTCGTAGCGGTGGAACACCGACGCGCGGGCTTCGTAGAACCGCTGCTGCACGAGCTTCTTGAAGTTCGCGACGTGCTGCGGGGCGTCGGACGGGTACAACTCGATGACGATCCGCCCTTTCGTCGTGTCGATGACGACGATTTCGCTGTCCGGCTCATCGGCTGGAGGCGCGGGCCGCGACGACGAGGGAGCGAGGAGCGAGGGTTCCGCGGGAGCCGCTGGCGCAGCGGGCTTGGGAGGCGTCTTCTGTTCCGTGGCAGCCACAGCGGGCTCCTTTGGCTTCTGCGCTTCTTCGGTGACTTCCGGCTTGTCCATCGTCTCCTCTGCCATCGTTGCTTCCTCGGCAGGAGGCGCGCTCTGGACTGCCGGAGCTTCCTTCGCGGCGCAGCCGATCCACGCGAGCAGGCACACGACGGCCGCAGCGCCGGTCGCTACACGGGAAATCGTGAATGCCATGGGCGTACTCCAATAGAGCAGTGCCGCACATGCGGCGGTGCAATCGGGCAAAGACCGTTGGGCATTATAGACCGGCGTGGAACGTCCCTCAAGGTCGGGCTCGCCCGTTACGGCTGTTTCGCGAACGGGTCTCGCCGCCTGCTGCGCGGTCCAACACGGCTCGTCGTTCCCGCGTAAGCAGGATTCCGGATTCTACGCTTCCGCTTCCGCGGGAGCGACGGCGATAGAGGGTCAGCGCCTCGACGGGATAGCCTATCCTGCCGCTGGGAGGAACTCCGGGATGAGCGTTCCGCCGTCCACGATCTTGATGGGCCTGCCGACGCGCGAGTAGTTGACGTGAGCCGGATCGATCCCGAAGAGCGCGCACAACGAATAGAAGAAGTCCGTCGTGCTGACGGGCGAAGAGACGACGTTCTCGCCGGCTTCGTCCGTCGCGCCGATCACCCGGCCTCCTCTCAAGCCGCCTCCCGCCATGGCGACGGTCCACCCGTTGGGCCAGTGGTCGCGCCCGTCATTGGCGTTGATCTTCGGCGTCCTGCCGAACTCGCCCATCCAGAGAACGAGCGTGTCCTTGAGCAGGTCGCGATCTGCGAGGTCGCGAATCAGCGTTCCCATCCCGGGATCGACGTTGCCAAGGAGCCGCTTTACGGCTTCGAAGTTGTTCTGGTGCGTATCCCACCCGTCCAAGGAGACCTCGACGAAGCGCACACCGGACTCCACGAGTCGGCGCGCCATGAGACATCCCTGACCGAACGCGTTCATGCCGTATGCCTCGCGGATTGCCATCGGCTCCTGGTCGAGCTCGAAGGCGTTCGTCAGAGGCGAGTGCATCATCTTGTCGGCTTTGACGTAGACGGCGTCGCGGTCGCTCGAAGTGCTCGATACGCGTCTGGCGAACTCGCCGTTCAGGAACGAGACGAGCTCCATGCGCGCGCGGAAGCGTTCCCGGTACGTCTCCGGCGCGTAGGACAGGTTCTCGACCCCCTTCAGCGGATCCGGCACGTAGAACGGATCGTGCTGAGCGCCCAGATAGGCGGCATCGAATGCCGGAGAGTTGATCGTGACGGCGTTCGGCAGGTCGAAATCGCTGTCGCCGATCTCCGCCGCGAGGATCGACCCGATGGTCGGGTGCTGCACCGAGTTCGTCGGCGCGTAGCCGGTGTGCATCAGGTATCGGGCTCTTGAGTGGTTCCCTTCCTTGGTGACCATCGAGCGGATGAGCGTCAGATGGTGCGCCTGCTCAGCGACTAGCGGGAGATGCTCGGACAGTTGGATGTCCGGCGCGCTGGTCTTGAGCGCCCGGAACGGACCGCCGTTCGACGTGCCAGTCTTCGGGTCGAACGTGTCGGTCTGGGTGGGTCCCCCGTTCATGAATAGGAGGATGCAGTGCTTCGCCTTGGCAGGGCTCTGGGGCGTGCTCAACGCCGAGAGAGTTCTCGTCGGACCGAGGAGCGCAGCCGAAAACATGCCGTAGAGCCCGCTCTTGATCAGGCTCCGACGTGTCAGGTGCGTGTCGAGCAGGTGATTCGCCGCGACTGGATCGGATGGACGTCTCGTGCGTGCCACGGCAAGCCCCTCAGTGATTCGTCGCGAACTCGGCGGAGTTCAGCAGACCCCAATAGAGGTCCTCGAAGCACTTGTCCGAGTCTCTGTACGAGCTCGAGTCTTGGTATCGTTTGAAATAGCTCCGCTCTGCCGGCGTTGGCAACCGCGACAAGACGGAGACGTAGATCGCTTCGACGCGGCGGTCGCGCGTCGTCGCCGTCGTCAGGATGCGGTCGAGTCGCGTCCCGCTCCGGCGGCGGCTTCCCTCGTTGACGATCTCGCCGTTGAGCATCATCAGCGCCTGTGAAATGGTCGCTTTGTTGATGACCTCGGCTTCGTCCTCATCGTTGCCGAAGAGGAACCGGTACTGGCGCATGTATGCCTGTTTCTTCGACTCGAAGTCGCGCTGCCGTCGCTTCTCGCTGCTTTCGATGTTCGTCGCCGAGAGGATCGAGTCGAACAACTGTTCAGCCGTCAGCGGTCGGGTCAGCGCGTGCGTCAGGTAGAGGTCGTCGTCCTTGTTGCGCTCCGTCGTCTGAGACGATCGCTGGTAGGTCTCGGTGTTGAGCAGAACGCGAACCAGGTATCGCAGGTCGTACCGGTGCGCCGCGAAGTCCTTGGCGAGGAAGTCGAGCAGCTCTGGATGCGTCGGCTGATGTTGGTCGCCGAAGCCATCCACGGGTTCGACGATGCCCCTGCCCATGAAGTAGGACCAGATGCGGTTGACCGCTGCTTTGGCGAAGTATGGGTTCTCCGGGCTCGTGATCCAAGCCGCGTACGCCGCGCGAGGGCTCTGCTTCGGCGAGAGCGCCGGAGAGTCGCCGGTGAGGAACGTCGGCGGAACCGACACGCCCTTGCCCGGAATGCCCACCGTCTGCGGCTGTTGGTCGCGCAGATAGACGCCCAACGTCCGTCTCTGTCCCGACGCGTCTGCGGGCGTGGACTCGTCGTAGATCGGATCGCGGCGCATGGACGAGAAGAACGCCGCGACGCCGAAGAAGTCTGCCTGCTTCCAGCGCTCCGTTCGATGGTCGTGGCACTGAGCGCACTGCAT
Proteins encoded in this region:
- a CDS encoding cyclic nucleotide-binding domain-containing protein; its protein translation is MTNFAERYFGIRAQERSRAFLMLGYYFVCASTMVLVDMTSSALFLTRFADSNLMGFQGVRALPLLWIVSGLVVVPAVSLVRSRIGSGFGSGRQPSAVWIILGSTAFLGVLILAFRLAFGIASARESWIIAFPLFLIAAEVVFTLITLNMETAANQLFNIREAKRVFGFIGGGTVIADIVAGFAVTGLVRVLPSVADLLYLILALIAASGAMFAVIARRYRHAFTPSDASGAGDSEEPPAPLWKSRYVLLITAFVLASQLAYYFVDYQFKTAAEARFIGREEELASFFGLLFGALGFVKLFIQLFVTNRVLARFGIFGALLVLPVGLAVAGGVTAANVGALFALLCVVKGLDNTFRWTFISSAQPLLYQALPDGIARRAQNAITGAIDPVSVGLSSVVLIAVTTSLVSRESIHLLSFGLVGIAAGWLVVVWRLKRSYLSTLVESTQRRRVQVALDVSDPTLVAELFRYLRNGSPVQVLSAARILERFRPEGFFDQLVPLMEHPSSEIQAMALDLLALRPGASSDELIEAVAARLPGPAHTAAPACFDIAVQASAVRTYCLLMTEAAVDDVTHLLSHPLLPLRAAAVEGCLLAGGIEGILAAGPVLRRMLNHSSEDERVAACRIIASSNLRPLYRPMVALIRDSDPVVSREAIRRAGQVGELRLIPAIIDALGDPDAWDDAVTTLSSSIGIPAVEMLRNRVSDPGSTVLLRRHAARALSQIDAEPAVYALVEALDVCHEVVHAEVLEALAFVRQRGGLSTSPPMREALRRVIEGLYTTIRLAAPSDPRPELRYLSSALSDRLRAGRQRVLTCLQLVYPVDAVGSAEQYLSSESPALRAKGLELLDTILDDEHRSDVVTAFDDIDPARQIEHGESRFDLPEATIDALLTDVLRADDVTYSAWMVAVCIRTAVLTGAPLPSAYLTSIAKSNRADVAREEAIRAAFHQGSQDAISELKEAAIADHSLPGITLRSLLSGDGSMLSTLDKVMFLKSVSLFASVRDERLLEVAVRSREERFTASRPILRKDEIGDSMYVVVSGRVAVHIGDQELVQLGERAFFGEMAVIDAEPRSADVTAVQDTITLRIGQKDLTSAMALEPDIARGVMRELSRRVRAQNELIQRARFRDALTSAWLDGSVDQDEQSVLDQLRESLKVSEEHACEIADEVRQKMERYQIASR
- a CDS encoding type III pantothenate kinase, encoding MLLALDIGNTDVTVGAFERAELVGEWRLRSDVGRTSDEYGTLMRGMLRSAGREPADVASVWGASVVPALNARFSAVSQRYFGCEMRWVNYETDTGVRLDVQLPSQVGADRIVNAVAASALHGTPAVVIDFGTATTFDVVLEGPSYIGGAILPGIQISMAALYERAAQLSAVELSKPRRAIGRNTADCIRSGFYYGFLGQVERVLTETVAEIPGEPTVIATGGLSRWIAPDLTSIDVVDDRLTLNGIRIVADRGTE
- a CDS encoding peptidylprolyl isomerase; this translates as MTYGCRSDAQQTSPASAPPSPPTPAVPSASRAAPQPAAKPVEPQIDIHRAKGVIVTSRGELKIEFFAEDAPKTAENFIRLAQKGFYNGLRFHRVEPGTLIQGGDPTGTGAGGAGWTIPFEANDRRHLIGSIAMARGGDDRNSASSQFYICLRPLPELDGDYVVFGRVARGLSVLSSIAVGDVIERVDIVESP
- a CDS encoding peptidylprolyl isomerase yields the protein MDKPEVTEEAQKPKEPAVAATEQKTPPKPAAPAAPAEPSLLAPSSSRPAPPADEPDSEIVVIDTTKGRIVIELYPSDAPQHVANFKKLVQQRFYEARASVFHRYEPGFVIQGGDPLGRDRQRAGTGGPGYTVPAEIKRKHVKGAVAAARLGDNVNPKRESSGSQFYICLDDLPALDGAYSVFGQVIGGMDSVEKLRVGDEIRRATLEPRSSHAQ
- a CDS encoding DUF1501 domain-containing protein, encoding MARTRRPSDPVAANHLLDTHLTRRSLIKSGLYGMFSAALLGPTRTLSALSTPQSPAKAKHCILLFMNGGPTQTDTFDPKTGTSNGGPFRALKTSAPDIQLSEHLPLVAEQAHHLTLIRSMVTKEGNHSRARYLMHTGYAPTNSVQHPTIGSILAAEIGDSDFDLPNAVTINSPAFDAAYLGAQHDPFYVPDPLKGVENLSYAPETYRERFRARMELVSFLNGEFARRVSSTSSDRDAVYVKADKMMHSPLTNAFELDQEPMAIREAYGMNAFGQGCLMARRLVESGVRFVEVSLDGWDTHQNNFEAVKRLLGNVDPGMGTLIRDLADRDLLKDTLVLWMGEFGRTPKINANDGRDHWPNGWTVAMAGGGLRGGRVIGATDEAGENVVSSPVSTTDFFYSLCALFGIDPAHVNYSRVGRPIKIVDGGTLIPEFLPAAG